Within Lolium rigidum isolate FL_2022 chromosome 5, APGP_CSIRO_Lrig_0.1, whole genome shotgun sequence, the genomic segment CTCAGTGGCGCATAACTGAAAAGGTTAGAATCTAGTGACAGGTAGAATAGAATGACTGTACATAACATTCAAGTTCAATTTCGAAGCAACGGAAACAGACAAACTTCAAGCGGCAGACCATTTAGAACAAATGCCCGTATATGCCTAGCAGAGGTCAGTGAAGCAACACTCGATATTTGCCTACGTGTCAGCATCTATTGATTCAACTATCAAACAGACATCAAAAATCGGAAAAGACAAAGCATGGAGCAGGAATAGTGTTCAATACCAAAGCATTTAAAAATGTACGATCACTACCATTTCAAGCTGTTGGTTACAGGATAATAAATATATCCACAGAAACAATAGTATGGTTCATGGTTCAAGATAACACCCTATACCTTGATGAAGCCAATGTCCTTGGCGTTGCTGCGGAAGCACTGCCTGCAGCACATGAGCCCGTACTTCCTGATCAGTCCATGCGAGTTGCCACAGACCCGGCTGACAGAAACAACATATTCGGGTCAGCAAATTCAATCATATGGACAATTGTTCAAAACAATAGCATCAGTAATCGCACGGAACTGCATAGCAAGCCAAGAACGCGACCTCAAATTGGTTAAATACACGTGGTAGCAAGAATGATCGGCATGTCCTACGACTTAAAAAATGAAGCTATAATTTTCTACGCCTAGTTGCCTGTCCACAAACATGAGAAACAACGCAAGGCACTGGCAAAGCTGTGAGCGACGCAAAGCTTACTAATTAGCAAACGATCTCAGTTGCGAGGGACATAGCAAGCTAGCGATTAACGAACGGTCTCAGCTGATTAATTAGTACCTATAAGACCAATCTAACTCCTGACCGCAAGAACATTTGCAGCCAACTACATCGCAAAGAGGAGCTAGGGCAATCACAACCAAATCAAACCCGCAGATCGACCCGAACAGTTCATCCCGCCAGAGATCTCTAGCAGCGTGCACGAGCTAGGTATTTAAGGAGCCGGCGGCGATCGAGGGGACGGTAGAAGCATTACCAGACGCGGGAGCCGGGCCCGTAGTTCTTGGGGTGCGAGTTCCAGACGTTGTCGTGCCCCATCGTCGCCGCGTTCGCCTTCCGCCTTCAGCCGCCGCCGGTGGGAAAACCTTGGTGCGCCTGGGAAGATGGAAGGAGTAGGTGGCGGCGCTGCGAGCAGGCGAGCCTTATATAGGGAGACGGCGCGGTAAACCCTAACTACAGCACGGGCCGAATTGGGCCCATTGCGCGTGCTGAAATTGGCCCACTACGCTACTAGCACCAAGCGGGCCGTAAAGGACATTCTGTCGAGCCAGCCCATGTTAAGCATCTATGCCTAAGATTTATCTATGCCtcgtgagaaaggaaaaaaaaaagcatcCGCTGGACTCGCCGTGGAATCCATCGTCTCCTGCTCCGCTCCGACTCGCCGACGATGTCCTCCGCCGCCGGAGCCGGAGAGCCCCCGTCTTCATCCCGACACGTTCGTGCTCCTCACTGCCGTATCTGCGTTCTTTCTTGCTCCACTGGATACTGACGTGTCCTTGCGTTTGCTCTGGATTGCCTCGTCGTCgcaggggaaggagagagaggacGGTGCCGGCGACAACAACcgcaaggaggagaaggaggtcgATGTGCCGGAGGGAGACGTGGATCTGGACCTCTATGGCGCCGCCGCGGGGTGGGTTGAGGCGCGGACCAGCTGCCCCCACCTCCCAGCCATGCCCGCCGCCAGCGCCGACGAACTCGCGCGCGTGCCCGCGCCTGACTCTCAGTGCTCTAGGTTTGTCCCATCGTCCTCCTCAAATTTCGGTGTGGCACTACTTCGCTGAAGACCTAGTATCCCAGAATTTAGGTATCGTGAAATATGACGACATAATTTAGTTTGATAGAGAAAAACAAAGTATTGGTACCTGATGACAATGCGATTGTTGGCACTAGGTTGTGACTCGAAAGTTGTATGGCGAGTTAGGTAGACATGGTAGAGATCACTCCCTTGGTTAAGGACACCACTAGATCGTGTCCAGAATTTTAGCACGGTCAAGTAGACGTTGAGATGTTATTGGTCAATAGAATTGCTGAACTCTAAGAAGGGACATGTTTTGGCATTTTGGGATTGCTTGCGGTGCTGTACGGATGCCTGCGAGTGGCAAGGTTTCGTGACAAGAATTTCATACTCTATCCCATAGCGCTAGATGACTTTGCAATGCTGATTAGTTGGATTGGCATTTGATCATTTTGTTCTCAAT encodes:
- the LOC124657755 gene encoding 40S ribosomal protein S29; the protein is MGHDNVWNSHPKNYGPGSRVCRVCGNSHGLIRKYGLMCCRQCFRSNAKDIGFIKYR